A stretch of Allostreptomyces psammosilenae DNA encodes these proteins:
- a CDS encoding ABC transporter ATP-binding protein has protein sequence MSPEPAPAGTIRAEHVWKRFRPDHGRLLLRDRIERAGRRLRDRATAPTARATGGGRGGDGEWSWALRDIDLHIRPGESVGLIGSNGSGKSTLLKLLTRVMYPYAGRIDVAGRIGALIEIRAGIHPDLTGRENIYLFGALLGLRRREVAARFDDIVEFAQLAGAIDRQVKFYSSGMQMRLGFAVAAYLEPDVLLVDEVLAVGDAVFQHKCLDRMRQVLEQGTTLVFVSHDLAAVESVCGRGVWLDRGTVRVDGTMQQALAAYRGSIEAGTGQQPAQRADEPVRLLKCAVRGAEREQIASGGPAVVEIEIGGDTTGPVVLHLGVSEGTANLVFSFNHEILLDGGDAGHRCTLPHLPLPRGRYTLWLGAHSSWDPDGQALMSWHAATSFDVHGPELDAPPRAVVRAAPVFVPHSWERL, from the coding sequence ATGTCGCCTGAGCCGGCACCCGCGGGCACCATCCGCGCCGAACACGTCTGGAAGCGGTTCCGCCCCGACCACGGCCGCCTGCTGCTCCGCGACCGGATCGAACGCGCCGGCCGGCGGCTGCGCGACCGCGCCACCGCCCCCACCGCGCGGGCCACCGGGGGCGGCCGGGGCGGGGACGGCGAGTGGAGCTGGGCGCTGCGCGACATCGACCTGCACATCCGCCCCGGCGAGTCGGTCGGTCTGATCGGCTCCAACGGCTCCGGGAAGTCCACCCTGCTCAAGCTGCTGACCCGGGTGATGTACCCGTACGCCGGGCGGATCGACGTCGCCGGCCGGATAGGGGCGCTGATCGAGATCCGCGCCGGCATCCACCCGGACCTGACCGGCCGGGAGAACATCTACCTCTTCGGCGCCCTGCTCGGCCTGCGCCGCCGCGAGGTCGCCGCCCGCTTCGACGACATCGTCGAGTTCGCCCAGCTCGCCGGCGCCATCGACCGCCAGGTGAAGTTCTACTCCAGCGGCATGCAGATGCGGCTGGGGTTTGCGGTCGCCGCCTACCTGGAACCGGACGTGCTGCTGGTGGACGAGGTGCTGGCGGTCGGCGACGCCGTCTTCCAGCACAAGTGCCTGGACCGCATGCGCCAGGTGCTCGAACAGGGCACCACCCTGGTGTTCGTCTCCCACGACCTGGCCGCCGTCGAGTCCGTCTGCGGACGCGGGGTGTGGCTCGACCGCGGCACCGTGCGCGTCGACGGCACCATGCAGCAGGCCCTCGCCGCCTACCGCGGCAGCATCGAGGCCGGCACCGGCCAGCAGCCCGCCCAGCGCGCCGACGAACCGGTCAGGCTGCTCAAGTGCGCCGTGCGCGGCGCCGAGCGCGAGCAGATCGCCTCCGGCGGACCCGCCGTCGTCGAGATCGAGATCGGCGGCGACACCACCGGACCGGTCGTCCTGCACCTCGGGGTCAGCGAGGGGACCGCCAACCTGGTGTTCTCCTTCAACCACGAGATCCTGCTGGACGGCGGCGACGCCGGGCACCGCTGCACCCTGCCCCACCTCCCGCTGCCCCGCGGCCGCTACACCCTCTGGCTCGGCGCGCACTCCTCCTGGGACCCGGACGGCCAGGCGCTGATGAGCTGGCACGCCGCCACCAGCTTCGACGTCCACGGGCCGGAACTCGACGCCCCGCCACGCGCCGTCGTCCGCGCCGCCCCGGTGTTCGTCCCGCACTCTTGGGAACGGCTGTGA